The following proteins come from a genomic window of Anopheles ziemanni chromosome 3, idAnoZiCoDA_A2_x.2, whole genome shotgun sequence:
- the LOC131284529 gene encoding uncharacterized protein LOC131284529, translating to MSDHLGVLLLLITSGALLVAEAAASGKTHETTAVGAGEKRSQPGRGPGAEVHQADVSVSEPVAVRLGKAAKSGSSPITYIKTLPSDGASGEDRGHGHPANRLANHRAKPRNGNRFAPKSLDVAAPKDLSNAELFGKLGLGKVRPATNHHKKRLAEESRHYGRPDDSHMYVIKLPPNPYYYTHNVAPQNSISSVGKQVPVGFKSNGKPARIYHWNIPVLKKMLGAKQSRHPNSRRHDDIDELIDIKEIPTWTKPWEGAPREKSLLKASTGLAGEADRAGKRKLPTYYAPAKKQTGGGKSKKHAGSKYNTSGSNGKPQSFYILGDKDSRTKIVGHSADV from the exons CGTGCTGCTGCTCCTTATCACCTCCGGCGCGCTGCTGGTGGCGGAGGCGGCGGCGTCGGGTAAGACGCACGAGACCACCGCCGTCGGTGCCGGCGAAAAACGGTCGCAGCCCGGTCGGGGCCCCGGGGCAGAGGTGCACCAGGCGGACGTGTCGGTCAGCGAGCCGGTGGCGGTGCGGCTCGGAAAGGCCGCCAAAAGTGGCTCGTCGCCGATCACCTACATCAAGACGCTGCCGTCGGACGGCGCGTCGGGAGAGGACCGTGGCCACGGACATCCGGCGAATCGGCTGGCGAACCATCGCGCCAAACCCAGGAACGGAAACCGTTTCGCACCGAAATCGCTGGACGTTGCAGCGCCGAAAGACTTGAGCAACGCGGAGCTTTTCGG GAAATTGGGTCTCGGTAAGGTCCGGCCGGCGACCAACCACCACAAGAAGCGCCTGGCGGAGGAGTCCCGGCACTATGGACGCCCAGATGACTCGCACATGTACGTCATCAAGCTGCCCCCGAACCCGTACTATTACACCCACAACGTGGCCCCGCAGAACAGCATCTCCAGTGTCGGCAAGCAG GTTCCGGTGGGCTTCAAGTCGAATGGTAAGCCGGCCCGTATCTACCACTGGAACATTCCGGTGCTGAAGAAGATGCTCGGGGCGAAGCAGAGCCGTCACCCGAACTCCCGCCGCCACGACGACATCGACGAGCTGATCGACATCAAGGAGATCCCGACCTGGACCAAGCCGTGGGAGGGTGCGCCGCGCGAGAAGTCACTGCTGAAGGCGAGCACCGGGCTGGCGGGTGAAGCGGATCGGGCCGGCAAACGGAAGCTCCCGACGTACTACGCGCCGGCCAAGAAGCAGACCGGCGGTGGCAAGTCGAAGAAGCACGCCGGCAGCAAGTACAACACGAGCGGAAGCAACGGAAAGCCGCAGAGCTTCTACATCCTCGGCGACAAGGACAGTCGAACGAAGATCGTGGGTCACTCGGCCGATGTATAG